A single region of the Nitrospirota bacterium genome encodes:
- a CDS encoding DUF3052 family protein — MGSEALCTCRSEGRTSKGTAHLDSTSLVFRGEFRLAIPLKDVAQVEARDGRLTLTFSAGTASLDLGKAAETWASKIKSPKSLIDKLGVKPGARVCVLGVQDEAVLDQLRQRTDQVTHKPRPDADIIFYAADSLDALKSLTRLKASLKPDGAIWVVSLKGKQARIKDTDVMAVARDAGLVATKVVGFSDTHTALKLVIPKAKR; from the coding sequence ATGGGCTCGGAGGCGCTCTGCACGTGTCGGTCTGAGGGCCGGACATCCAAGGGCACGGCGCACCTGGATTCGACCAGCCTGGTGTTCCGCGGCGAGTTTCGGCTCGCGATCCCGCTCAAGGACGTCGCGCAGGTTGAGGCGCGAGACGGTCGCCTGACGCTGACGTTCTCGGCCGGTACGGCCTCGCTGGATCTGGGCAAGGCGGCCGAAACGTGGGCGAGCAAGATCAAGAGCCCGAAAAGCTTGATCGACAAGCTGGGCGTCAAGCCCGGCGCCCGCGTGTGCGTGCTCGGCGTGCAGGATGAAGCGGTTCTCGATCAACTCCGGCAGCGGACCGACCAAGTCACCCACAAGCCCAGGCCCGATGCAGACATCATCTTCTATGCGGCCGACAGCCTGGACGCACTCAAATCACTCACGCGCCTGAAGGCCTCGCTCAAGCCTGACGGGGCGATCTGGGTGGTCTCGCTCAAGGGCAAGCAGGCGCGCATCAAAGACACCGACGTGATGGCCGTTGCCCGTGACGCAGGGCTCGTCGCCACCAAGGTGGTGGGCTTCTCGGACACGCACACCGCGCTGAAGCTCGTGATTCCCAAGGCGAAGCGCTGA